In one window of Campylobacter hepaticus DNA:
- the selD gene encoding selenide, water dikinase SelD gives MEYKNQNLTHFTKAAGUAAKLSPGGLKTILNFMQTSPALLSSIGNNEDASVFQISPDLALVQTLDFITPIVDSAYHFGAIAAANALSDVFAMGAQVINALNIVGFDTFNHDLSLLKEILEGANDKVRECGALIVGGHTIESNELFFGLSVTGKVHPRQFVANNSAKEGDLILLTKPLGTGILSTALKAQILNEKYLNSMLKNMMALNYKASQIALKFGVNAMSDVTGFGFLGHLKEMLNDHISFAIFKHELPFLEGVHEYFNMGLIPKGAYKNLEFMQEFQTHCNEEHLLLCDPQTSGGLLMAIDENKALQCLKNLEDENIEAKIVAQAVIRQEYKFIFN, from the coding sequence ATGGAATATAAAAATCAAAATTTAACACATTTTACAAAAGCGGCAGGTTGAGCAGCGAAATTAAGCCCGGGTGGTCTTAAAACAATTTTAAATTTCATGCAAACAAGTCCAGCTTTGTTAAGTAGTATCGGTAATAATGAAGATGCAAGTGTTTTTCAAATAAGTCCTGATTTGGCTTTAGTGCAGACTCTAGATTTTATCACTCCTATAGTAGATAGTGCTTATCATTTTGGTGCTATTGCTGCAGCTAATGCTTTAAGTGATGTTTTTGCTATGGGCGCACAAGTAATTAATGCTTTAAATATAGTGGGTTTTGATACTTTTAATCATGATTTAAGCCTTTTAAAAGAAATATTAGAAGGTGCTAATGATAAGGTAAGAGAATGTGGTGCTTTAATTGTAGGAGGACATACTATAGAGAGTAATGAGCTTTTTTTTGGACTTAGTGTTACAGGAAAAGTACATCCTAGACAATTTGTTGCTAATAATAGCGCAAAAGAAGGTGATTTAATCCTTTTAACAAAGCCTTTGGGAACAGGTATTTTAAGCACTGCTTTAAAAGCTCAAATTTTAAATGAAAAATATTTAAATTCTATGCTTAAAAATATGATGGCTTTAAATTATAAAGCTAGTCAAATTGCACTTAAATTTGGGGTAAATGCAATGAGTGATGTTACTGGCTTTGGATTTTTAGGGCATTTAAAAGAAATGTTAAATGATCATATTTCTTTTGCTATTTTTAAACATGAACTTCCTTTTTTAGAAGGAGTGCATGAGTATTTTAATATGGGTTTGATTCCTAAAGGAGCTTATAAGAATTTAGAATTTATGCAAGAATTTCAAACTCATTGTAATGAAGAACATTTGTTATTATGCGATCCTCAAACTTCTGGTGGGCTGTTAATGGCTATAGATGAAAATAAGGCTTTGCAGTGCCTTAAAAATTTAGAAGATGAGAATATTGAGGCTAAGATTGTAGCTCAGGCTGTGATTAGACAGGAATATAAATTTATTTTTAATTAA
- the yedF gene encoding sulfurtransferase-like selenium metabolism protein YedF, with translation MRIDCRNLECPKPVVETKKALCELKDNEILEILLNSTISKNNVLKFLNSLNLYAEIEENDNEFCIKVKKQNIDFSKTNIHEYKVLFLKSDKIGSGELGKNLFVGFLNTLKNIENLPDKILCVNESVLINTDKNHLAYLAMKDLENLGVKIISCGACLEFFKKSNELEIGHIGNAYEILNELFGRAKIISL, from the coding sequence ATGAGAATTGATTGTAGAAATCTTGAATGTCCTAAGCCTGTTGTTGAAACAAAAAAAGCTCTTTGTGAACTTAAAGATAATGAAATTTTAGAGATTTTGTTAAATTCTACTATTTCTAAAAATAATGTTTTAAAATTTTTAAATTCTTTAAATTTGTATGCTGAGATTGAAGAAAATGATAATGAGTTTTGTATAAAAGTAAAAAAACAAAATATTGATTTTTCTAAAACTAATATTCATGAATATAAAGTTTTGTTTTTAAAATCGGATAAAATAGGTAGTGGTGAATTAGGAAAAAATTTATTTGTAGGATTTTTAAATACTTTAAAAAATATAGAAAATTTACCTGATAAAATTCTTTGTGTGAATGAAAGTGTTTTGATAAATACAGATAAAAATCATTTAGCATATTTAGCTATGAAGGATCTTGAAAATTTAGGGGTTAAGATCATAAGTTGTGGAGCTTGTTTGGAATTTTTTAAAAAGAGTAATGAGCTTGAAATTGGGCATATTGGTAATGCTTATGAAATTTTAAATGAGCTTTTTGGTAGGGCAAAAATTATTAGTTTATAG